One Mytilus trossulus isolate FHL-02 chromosome 5, PNRI_Mtr1.1.1.hap1, whole genome shotgun sequence DNA segment encodes these proteins:
- the LOC134719189 gene encoding uncharacterized protein LOC134719189 has protein sequence MFYKSFPEYEFLSSTNGQFKCRSADHQAVSMDPMPEVTICGSAQNMYKYKGVYANKTFNIPEKNLNFDVKVELRKKYKDKNKYPKNKILFEIGLTQSSISSNYMENSYNGKIWSITAYVCVNEHGICFDERNDFPPNLINYKYSVDGRLINTNVNFSVESSQIRAFHQPQTEYSVTPVFALYESDSVVSSMTINSVIDFLGFNGSTLHRHLELSPDNKTVSNTPIEVFADVKKTKSPYGVLKYTENTKYLHHIIDLDIVYPQHFQIAEENLLFELKIGQIDTKYRVVGHFTAEVCPIDQGIQSVLSRFCFYTDDTKLQPSVVNGSHLTLDLRYNFEMNMVTVKIMADEIEGQATFIFSPEKQLHGNDVIGQFIFLDIVSLGNIQVSCRNANSYRLLSPLFRSVWKYLYLTTEKYTSWLIELLYIIIFPEAGCCKDFDWDTFFD, from the exons atgttttacaaatcaT TTCCAgaatatgaatttctatcttcAACAAATGGTCAGTTTAAATGCAGATCAGCTGACCACCAGGCAGTGTCAATGGATCCAATGCCGGAAGTTACTATTTGTGGTTCAgcacaaaatatgtataaatacaaAGGCGTTTATGCGAACAAAACATTCAATATTCCGGAGaaaaatcttaactttgatGTTAAAGTTGAATTGAGAAAGAAATATaaggataaaaacaaatatcctaaaaataaaatattatttgaaatagggTTGACGCAGAGCTCCATAAGCTCAAATTATATGGAAAACTCGTATAATGGAAAGATATGGTCGATTACAGCGTATGTCTGTGTAAACGAACATGGTATTTGTTTCGATGAAAGGAATGATTTCCCGCCAAATCTTATCAATTATAAATACAGTGTTGATGGAAGGTTGATCAATACAAATGTTAACTTCTCTGTGGAGAGCTCTCAAATCAGAGCATTTCATCAACCTCAGACAGAATATAGTGTTACTCCAGTGTTTGCATTGTATGAATCAGATAGTGTCGTTAGTTCAATGACTATAAATTCCGTAATAGACTTTCTCGGTTTTAATGGCTCAACGCTCCATCGCCATCTTGAATTATCACCTGACAATAAGACCGTGTCAAACACACCTATAGAAGTATTTGCGGATGTAAAGAAGACGAAATCGCCGTATGGTGTTCTAAAGTATAcggaaaatacaaaatatttgcaCCACATTATTGATTTAGATATAGTTTACCcacaacattttcaaattgcAGAAGAAAATTTACTGTTTGAGTTAAAAATAGGACAAATTGACACAAAGTACAGAGTTGTAGGCCACTTCACTGCTGAAGTTTGTCCGATTGATCAGGGAATACAATCTGTCTTATCACGTTTTTGTTTTTACACTGATGACACTAAGTTACAACCTAGCGTGGTAAATGGTAGCCATCTCACACTCGACCTCCgctataattttgaaatgaatatgGTAACGGTAAAAATAATGGCCGACGAAATTGAAGGGCaagccactttcattttttcgCCTGAGAAACAACTCCATGGCAACGATGTGATTGGCCAGTTTATCTTCCTTGATATCGTTTCGTTAGGTAATATACAAGTTTCATGTAGAAACGCAAACAGTTATAGATTACTTTCACCTCTATTTCGATCAGTCTGGAAATACTTATATTTAACCACTGAAAAATATACTTCATGGCTAATTGAacttttgtatataattatatttccaGAGGCCGGTTGTTGCAAAGATTTTGATTGGGATACTTTTTTTGATTAA
- the LOC134718343 gene encoding uncharacterized protein LOC134718343 gives MAGICKLLVLTGLSVIIIILLMPVHMLSFYKSCKHKSLVNAFLLIIAVILLVPVNILMFYKSFPEYEFLSSTNGQFNCRSADHQTVSMDPMPEVTICGSAQNMFKYKGVYANKTFDCSDKRHNFDVKVELRKKFRDKKYYKNKILFEIGLTESSISSKYMRDMYDGKIWSVSAYVCENEHGICFHERNDFPPNIVRHSYSVSGSLINTNVDLSVDCHHSDQPQTENRVTPVFALYEPDVIAISMTINSVIDFLSFNGSTLHRHLELSPDNKIVSNTPVELFADVKKTKSPYGVLKYSENTKHLHHIVDLDIDYHQNVEITEDLFELNIGQIDTEYRVVGHFTAEVCPIDQECTTLHLDMI, from the exons ATGGCAG GTATATGCAAATTACTTGTACTTACCGGCCTGTCCGTCATCATTATTATACTTCTGATGCCAGTACACATGCTTTCATTTTACAAATCAT GTAAACATAAGTCTCTGGTAAACGCTTTTCTTCTTATCATCGCTGTTATACTGTTGGTGCCAGTgaatatattaatgttttacaaatcaT TTCCAGAATATGAATTTCTTTCTTCAACAAATGGTCAGTTCAACTGCAGGTCAGCTGACCACCAGACAGTGTCAATGGATCCCATGCCGGAAGTTACTATTTGTGGTTcagcacaaaatatgtttaaatacaaaggagtttatgcaaacaaaacttttgattgTTCTGATAAACGCCATAACTTTGATGTTAAAGTTGAATTGAGAAAGAAATTTAGAGataagaaatattataaaaacaaaatattgtttgaaataGGGTTGACAGAGAGTTCCATAAGTTCAAAATATATGCGAGACATGTATGATGGAAAGATTTGGTCGGTTTCAGCATATGTTTGTGAAAACGAACATGGGATATGTTTCCACGAAAGGAATGATTTCCCGCCAAATATTGTAAGGCATTCATACAGTGTTAGTGGAAGTTTAATTAATACCAATGTAGACCTCTCTGTAGACTGTCATCATAGTGATCAACCTCAGACAGAAAATAGGGTTACTCCAGTTTTTGCCTTATATGAACCGGATGTTATCGCAATTTCAATGACAATAAACTCCGTAATAGACTTTCTCAGTTTCAATGGCTCAACACTTCATCGCCATCTTGAATTATCACCTGACAATAAGATCGTATCGAACACACCTGTAGAATTATTTGCGGatgtaaagaaaacaaaatcgcCGTATGGTGTTCTAAAGTATAGTGAAAATACGAAACATTTACATCACATTGTTGACTTAGATATAGACTACcatcaaaatgttgaaattacCGAGGATCTATTTGAACTAAATATAGGACAAATTGACACAGAGTACAGAGTTGTTGGCCACTTTACTGCTGAAGTTTGTCCGATTGATCAGG AGTGTACAACCTTACATCTAGATATGATATAA
- the LOC134718344 gene encoding uncharacterized protein LOC134718344: protein MTLFGTQKYTDTSPSHSSEHRNTRTRHHYTVRNTEIHGHVTITRFGTQKYTATSTLHGSEHRNTWTRHQYTVRNTEIHRHVTITLFGTQKYTDTSPLLCSDHRNADTSPLHCSEHRNTRTRHHYTVRNTEIHRHVNITRFGTQKYMDTSPLHCSEHRNTQTRHHYTVRNTEIHGHVTITLFGTQTRHHYTVRNTEIHRHVTITRFGTQKYTDTSPLHGSEHRNTHTRHHYTVRNTEIHGHVTITRFGTQKYTDTSTLHGSEHRNTWTRHHNTVRNTEIHRHVTITRFGTQKYTDTLPSHGLGHRNTQTRHHYTVRNTEIHGHVTIILFGTKKYTDTSPLQGSEHRNTQPRHHYTVRNTEIHGHVTITLFGTQKYTDTSPLHGSEHVS from the coding sequence ATGACACTGTTCGGGACACAGAAATACACGGACACGTCACCATCACACAGTTCGGAACACAGAAATACACGGACACGTCACCATTACACTGTTCGGAACACAGAAATACACGGACACGTCACCATTACACGGTTCGGAACACAGAAATACACAGCCACGTCAACATTACATGGTTCGGAACACAGAAATACATGGACACGTCACCAATACACTGTTCGGAACACAGAAATACACAGACACGTCACCATTACACTGTTCGGAACACAGAAATACACGGACACGTCACCATTACTGTGTTCGGACCACAGAAATGCAGACACGTCACCATTACACTGTTCAGAACACAGAAATACACGGACACGTCACCATTACACGGTTCGGAACACAGAAATACACAGACACGTCAACATTACACGGTTCGGAACACAGAAATACATGGACACGTCACCATTACACTGTTCGGAACACAGAAATACACAGACACGTCACCATTACACGGTTCGGAACACAGAAATACACGGACACGTCACCATTACACTGTTCGGAACACAGACACGTCACCATTACACGGTTCGGAACACAGAAATACACAGACACGTCACCATTACACGGTTCGGAACACAGAAATACACAGACACGTCACCATTACACGGTTCGGAACACAGAAATACACATACACGTCACCATTACACGGTTCGGAACACAGAAATACACGGACACGTCACCATTACACGGTTCGGAACACAGAAATATACAGACACGTCAACATTACACGGTTCGGAACACAGAAATACATGGACACGTCACCATAACACTGTTCGGAACACAGAAATACACAGACACGTCACCATTACACGGTTCGGAACACAGAAATACACGGACACGTTACCATCACACGGTTTGGGACACAGAAATACACAGACACGTCACCATTACACGGTTCGGAACACAGAAATACACGGACACGTCACCATTATACTGTTCGGAACAAAGAAATACACAGACACGTCACCATTACAAGGTTCGGAACACAGAAATACACAGCCACGTCACCATTACACTGTTCGGAACACAGAAATACACGGACACGTCACCATCACACTGTTCGGAACACAGAAATACACGGACACGTCACCATTACACGGTTCGGAACACGTTAGCTAA